A stretch of the Theropithecus gelada isolate Dixy chromosome 7a, Tgel_1.0, whole genome shotgun sequence genome encodes the following:
- the CALML4 gene encoding LOW QUALITY PROTEIN: calmodulin-like protein 4 (The sequence of the model RefSeq protein was modified relative to this genomic sequence to represent the inferred CDS: inserted 2 bases in 1 codon), producing MAAEHLLPGPPPSLADFRLEAGGXTERGSGSSKCTGGSRGLRMAKFLSQDQINEYKECFSLYDKQQRGKIKATDLMVAMRCLGASPTPGEVQRHLQTHGIDGNGELDFSTFLTIMHMQIKQEDPKKEILLAMLMADKEKKGYIMASDLRSKLTSLGEKLTHKEVDDLFREAGIEPNGKVKYDEFIHKITLPGQDY from the exons ATGGCAGCCGAGCATTTATTACCCGGGCCTCCACCCAGCTTGGCAGACTTTAGACTTGAGGCTGGAGG AACTGAACGCGGTTCTGGGAGCAGCAAATGCACGGGTGGCAGCCGGGGCCTCAGGATG GCCAAGTTTCTTTCCCAAGACCAAATTAATG AGTACAAGGAATGCTTCTCCCTGTATGACAAGCAGCAGAGGGGGAAGATAAAAGCCACCGACCTCATGGTGGCCATGAGGTGCCTGGGGGCCAGCCCAACGCCAGGGGAGGTGCAGCGGCACCTGCAGACCCACGGGATAG ATGGAAATGGAGAGCTGGATTTCTCCACTTTTCTGACCATTATGCACatgcaaataaaacaagaagaccCAAAGAAAGAAATTCTTCTAGCCATGTTGATGGCGGACAAGGAGAAGAAAGGTTACATCATGGCGTCCGACCTGCGGTCAAAACTTACGAGCCTCGGGGAGAAGCTCACCCACAAGGAAG TGGATGATCTTTTCAGGGAAGCAGGTATTGAACCCAACGGCAAAGTGAAGTATGATGAATTTATCCACAAGATCACCCTTCCTGGACAGGACTATTGA